The following are encoded in a window of Mustela nigripes isolate SB6536 chromosome 1, MUSNIG.SB6536, whole genome shotgun sequence genomic DNA:
- the BTC gene encoding probetacellulin isoform X2, with protein MAKSLHSRCIVTCLVILHCVVADGNSTRSPEKDGLLCQDPGENCAATTARSKRRGHFARCPKQYKHYCIQGRCRFVVAEQTPSCVCDEGYTGARCERVDLFYLRGDRGQILVICLIAVMVIFIILVVGVCACCHPLRKRRKRRKKEEEMETLGKDITPINEDTQETSIA; from the exons ATGGCCAAGTCTCTTCACTCAAGATGCAtagttacat GTCTAGTGATCCTCCACTGTGTTGTGGCAGATGGGAATTCAACCAGGAGTCCTGAAAAGGATGGCCTTCTCTGTCAAGATCCTGGGGAAAACTGCGCAG CTACCACCGCGCGGTCGAAGCGGAGGGGCCACTTCGCGCGCTGCCCCAAGCAGTACAAGCACTACTGCATCCAAGGGCGATGTCGCTTCGTGGTGGCCGAGCAGACGCCGTCGTGCGT CTGCGATGAAGGCTACACTGGGGCGAGATGTGAGAGAGTTGACTTGTTTTACCTCAGAGGAGATAGAGGGCAGATTTTGGTGATTTGTTTGATAGCAGTTAtggtcatttttatcattttggtgGTCGGTGTCTGCGCATGCTgtca TCCTCTTCGGAAGCGTcgtaaaagaaggaagaaggaagaagaaatggaaactctGGGTAAAGATATAACTCCAATAAATGAAGATACTCAAGAGACTAGTATTGCTTAA